The Thermococcus thermotolerans genome contains a region encoding:
- the glmU gene encoding bifunctional sugar-1-phosphate nucleotidylyltransferase/acetyltransferase has product MKGVILAAGKGERLRPLTDDRPKVMLKVANRPIIEYVLENLDPFVDEFIIIVRYEKEKLIDGLGDEFNGKPITYVDQLPGEGTAKAIESAREQIGDEEFIVANGDIYFEIEGVKELVGAFKREKADATLLVKEFDDLSHFGKVEVRENLVSRVREKPGSVSGYANLGVYIFKPVVFEFLQKTPLSKRGEYEITDTINLMIGDGKRVAYAVYSGYWNDVGRPWNLLELNEYLLKNKLKHSIRGIVEEGATVVPPVEIGEGTVVRSGAYIVGPVKIGRNSRIGPNCFIRPYTSIGDNCHIGNAVEVKNSIIMDNSNAPHLNYVGDSIIGENTNLGAGTITANLRHDKGTIKVEVKGKLEDSGRRKLGAIIGHNVKVGINVSIYPGRKIGSNSFVGPGVIVDRNVPSGSLVVVKQEKAVMKR; this is encoded by the coding sequence GTGAAGGGGGTTATCCTCGCCGCGGGAAAGGGTGAAAGGCTTCGTCCTCTGACGGATGATAGGCCAAAGGTTATGCTCAAAGTCGCAAACAGACCGATAATTGAGTACGTGCTTGAGAATCTGGATCCCTTTGTGGATGAGTTCATAATAATCGTTCGCTATGAAAAGGAAAAGCTGATCGATGGCCTCGGGGACGAGTTCAATGGGAAGCCTATAACATATGTTGACCAGCTCCCCGGCGAAGGCACCGCCAAGGCCATAGAATCCGCCCGGGAGCAGATTGGCGATGAGGAGTTTATAGTCGCCAACGGCGATATATACTTCGAGATAGAGGGAGTGAAGGAGCTCGTTGGGGCGTTCAAAAGGGAAAAGGCAGACGCCACGCTTCTGGTGAAGGAGTTCGACGATCTGAGTCATTTCGGTAAGGTTGAGGTCAGGGAAAACCTCGTCTCCAGGGTGAGGGAGAAGCCGGGCAGTGTTTCCGGCTATGCAAACCTCGGCGTCTATATCTTCAAACCCGTCGTCTTTGAGTTCCTTCAAAAGACCCCCCTCAGCAAACGCGGGGAGTATGAGATAACCGACACAATAAACCTCATGATAGGGGACGGAAAACGGGTTGCCTACGCGGTTTATTCCGGCTACTGGAACGACGTTGGCAGGCCGTGGAATCTTCTGGAGCTCAACGAATATCTCCTGAAGAACAAGCTGAAGCACAGCATCAGGGGTATAGTTGAGGAAGGCGCCACGGTAGTTCCTCCTGTGGAGATAGGGGAAGGGACGGTTGTAAGGAGCGGGGCATACATAGTCGGGCCGGTGAAAATAGGAAGAAACTCCCGCATCGGGCCGAACTGCTTCATAAGGCCATACACAAGCATCGGCGACAACTGCCATATAGGCAACGCTGTGGAGGTCAAGAACTCGATAATAATGGACAACAGCAACGCTCCCCACCTAAACTATGTTGGAGACTCAATAATCGGCGAGAACACAAACCTCGGTGCCGGCACCATCACGGCAAACCTGAGACACGACAAGGGCACCATAAAGGTCGAGGTTAAAGGGAAACTTGAGGACTCCGGGAGGAGAAAGCTCGGAGCCATAATCGGCCACAACGTCAAGGTAGGTATAAACGTGAGCATATATCCCGGAAGGAAGA
- a CDS encoding undecaprenyl-diphosphate phosphatase, translated as MVNIGEYIAPLVSGVVVALSSWLPTSPEGYSIMGFLEGVTPAYVDYLVPAYLGVTFAVLFYFKEKIALGSQRALRRSLDSDVKYLLYATLFTLLIGYPLLVGLRVVIDPKVSDFINALLGFAIFLFALFMGRFRPLLGGTKEKISEEKDGATLLDSIVSGLLQGGTLMGGFSRSGFVFFGLVVTGVTAKKALELSFLIAPVYFILKLAFVGGWDPELPVPLLFAAFLSAFVTSIVTMKGLLKAVEVFGERGFIAVFGLIPVFVYLVGVIL; from the coding sequence ATGGTTAACATCGGTGAATACATAGCTCCCCTGGTTTCGGGCGTTGTCGTGGCGCTCTCATCCTGGCTTCCCACCAGTCCGGAGGGTTATTCAATCATGGGGTTTCTGGAAGGTGTAACGCCGGCCTATGTGGACTACCTTGTTCCCGCGTATCTCGGCGTGACGTTTGCCGTGCTATTTTACTTTAAGGAGAAAATTGCGCTTGGGTCTCAGAGGGCCCTGCGCAGGAGTCTTGACTCGGACGTGAAATACCTTCTCTACGCTACCCTCTTCACACTCCTGATCGGTTATCCCCTGCTGGTTGGCCTGCGGGTGGTTATCGATCCCAAGGTTTCCGACTTCATCAACGCCCTCCTTGGATTTGCGATCTTTCTGTTCGCTCTCTTCATGGGCCGCTTCCGCCCTCTCCTGGGTGGGACTAAGGAGAAAATCAGCGAGGAAAAGGACGGGGCGACCCTTTTGGACTCCATAGTCTCCGGCCTGCTGCAGGGAGGGACGCTGATGGGCGGCTTTTCAAGGAGCGGGTTCGTGTTCTTCGGCCTAGTCGTTACAGGGGTTACTGCCAAGAAGGCCCTTGAACTGAGCTTTCTTATAGCCCCGGTCTATTTCATACTGAAGCTCGCCTTCGTGGGTGGATGGGATCCGGAGCTTCCTGTTCCACTGCTCTTTGCGGCTTTCCTATCGGCATTCGTGACAAGCATAGTCACGATGAAAGGCCTCCTTAAGGCCGTTGAAGTTTTCGGAGAAAGAGGTTTCATCGCTGTCTTTGGTCTGATACCTGTGTTCGTCTATTTAGTGGGGGTGATTCTGTGA